GTAAGATTAATTTTCTACTAAAATTAATTTTTTATTCATCCTCATTTTCCTTAAAAACCGGGGGTGGCGGTAATTCCTCAGGTGAAGGTAAGGTGGTGGTTGGGCGTGGTATCTGAGGTCTCTGAAGTCTTGGCGCAATTGAAGGCCTTTGAGCCGGAGTGATAAAAGGCCTTTGAGGTCCTCCTTCTTCACTTAGAACCTCAAGCTTTTTTATTGTTCCCTGCTCATTGTAATATATATTGTAATTTTTTTCTTGCACTATACCCATTATTCTATGGATTGTATCCTCAACTGAAAGACCTTTTATCAAAATTGATATGGTGGTAGAAGACGAACCCATTGATACCTCAAAGCCTGCCTGTTCTCCGAGTTTTTTTAGCAATTCCTGAAGATTGGCTCCCTCTGTTCTTAAAAAGACAGAATTGTTTTCAACCTTAAGTTCAATAGATGAAGCCTTCTCTTCAACAGGCAGTTCTCTTTCTGTAACAGGCTGAAATACAGGACCGCTCGGTAAGGAAGACTGGTCTGTTCCTTCAGCGTAAGAGGCTACAATTAAGGTTAAGATTAAAATTATTTTCAATTTATTCATTTTCTGCCTTTTTAGAAGCCTGCCTTTCCTGGATTATTTTCTGGGCTATATGGGTTGGAACTTCATCATAATGGGAAAATTCCATTGAGTAGAGACCCCTTGCAGATGTGATACTCTGGAGCTGATTTGCATAGGTAAGCATCTCTGCCATTGGAACGAGGGCAAGTATTTTCTGGTTTCCTCCTGCCTGGGGTTCCACTCCCTGAACCTTTCCCCTTCTTGCATTGAGGTCACCTATAACTGCACCTAAGGTATCATCAGGCACTATCACCTCCACCTTCATTATTGGCTCAAGAAGTACAGGCTTTGCCTCCTGAGCAGCCTTTTTAAAGGCAAGGCTTCCGGCAATCTTGAAGGCAAGTTCTGAAGAATCAACTGAATGATAGGAACCATCATAAAGGGTAACCTTTATATCAACCATTGGATATCCGGCAAGGACTCCTTCGTGCATTGCCTCTATAACACCCTTTTCAACTGCAGGAATATACTGTCTTGGAATCACACCACCAACAATCTTATCAACGAATTCATAACCTCCATTTCTTGGAAGGGGTTCTATCTCAATCCAGCAATCTCCATACTGGCCCCTGCCACCCGATTGCTTTTTGTACTTGCCCTGCGCCTTTGCTGATGCTCTGATAGTCTCCCTGTAAGGAATCTTAGGTGTCTTCATTACTACTTCCACGCCATATTTTCTCTTCAGTTTCTCAAGAGCAACCTCTATGTGTACCTGTCCCATCCCTGATATAATCATCTCCTTTGTCTCATCGTCCCTGTGGAATCTTAACGTAGGGTCTTCCTCAAGAATTCTCTGGAGCCCTGCACTTACCTTCTCTTCATCACCTTTTGACTTGGGAGCAATTGCATAAGAAAGTATAGGGTCTGCAAATTTTACCTTTTCAAACACGATTGGAGATGATTCATCACATAGGGTATCTCCTGTGTATGTATCTTTGAGTTTTGCTGTTACTCCCATATCTCCAGCACCTATAGTGCCGGCTGGTATCTGTTTTTTTCCAATGATATAAAATACCTGACCAACTCTCTCTTTTGTTCCTGTGGAAGCATTCAGGACAGTGGAGTCTGCCTTCAGTGTACCTGAATAGATCCTGAAGAATGTTAGTTTTCCTGCATAAGGATCAGATATGGTCTTGAAAACATAAGCAGAGAGTGGTTCCTGCTGAGAGGGTTTTCTTGTGATTTCTTTACCATCTTTAGGATTTTTTCCTTTAACAGGAACTATCCTTGCCATCTCTACTGGTGAAGGCAGGCATAAAATAATAGCATCCATGAGTTCACGGACACCTATATTCCTTGTTGCAGAGCCACATATTACAGGTATAAATCTTCTAGTAAGGGAGCCTTCTTTAATACCATTAAGAAGCTCTTCTTCGGAGAGGTCTCCTTTTTCAAGATATTTTTCAAGGAGGCTGTCGCTCAATTCAGCAATCTTTTCAACAAGTTTTTTTCTGTAAGCCTCAATCTCAGGCATTGATGGAAGGGAAGTTTCTACTGGCTTTGAATTTTCATACACAAAAGCCTTGAGCCTTACAAGGTCAATAAGTCCTTTGAAGGAAGGTCCTTCACCGATTGGAAGGTTAAGAGGTATTGCCTCTGTATCAAAGGATTTTTCAAGCTCTCCGATTGCGCGGTAAAAGTTCGCATTTTCCTTATCCATCTTATTTACAAATACAACCCTGGGTATCTCAAATTCGCAGGCATACTTCCATATCTTTTCGGTCTCTGCCTTTACACCTGAAAGGGCGCTCACTATGAGTACTGCACCATCTGTTACTCTTAGGCATCCCCTGGTGTCTTCAAGAAAATTTACAAAACCTGGTGTATCTATAATATTTAATTTGTGGCCACTGTATTCACAGTAGGCAAGACTTGAGCTCAGGGAAATCTTTCTTGCTATTTCTTCAGGCTCAAAATCTGTGGTGGTATTTCCATTGTCAACAGAGCCCATTCTTTCTATAGCGCCGGCATTAAAGAGTATGGCCTCTGTGAGTGATGTCTTTCCTGCACCTCCATGGGCAATAATGGCTACATTTCTGATTTTTTCAACATCATAGGCGGGCATGACTTCCTCCTTTTAAGAGATGGGGTTAAGACTAAAAGCATAATTTAGGATAACAATAAATTTTTCTGAAGTCAATCAGACAGTAGTCTCAATCAAGAATACTTTCAACAACAGGTATGTACTCTTTTTTCTTCTCCATTCTTTTCGAGAGTAGTTTTATAATTATAAAGGAGATTCCGAAGGCTCCAAGTCCTCCTATAGCACTAAGGAGCTCTGGGTCCAGGCCTGAGAGATTTTTTAAAAGCTCCTTACCAATAATCGCTCCAGCTATGAGGCATAATGCTGGTATTCCGTATACAATTATAGAGCCCTTCAGGTAAGAAAAGGCTTTAAAAGATACCCTTACCCTGTCTCCTATGTTTGCCTTTGCTTCATTTATAGCCTCAATTATGGCACCTTCGTCAGTGGTTTTACAGACAGAGCCTGCTGGACAGGCTTCACAGGCAGATTTTCTGTCCACTGAAACATATGCCCTGTCGCCCTCAATCTTTACAACAAGCCCTGTTTCTTCCATGAATTATTTTAACACTGATTATATCTCCATCACCACAGGCATTATTAGAGGTCTTCTTCCCATCTTATCTCTGAGGTATTTTTTAAGGGTATCTCTTATTTTTGTCTGGACGAAAGCTATATCCGAAAGGAGGTCATGCTCCATGGACTGGATGGCATCTGCCACCACACTCCTTACGTTATTCAGCACATCATAGGAGGTATCTTCAAAGATAAAGCCTCTTGAGATTATTTCAGGACCCGTTATTATCCTGCCTGTAGCCTTCTCTACCGCAAGTAGTATAATAACTATTCCATCATGGGCCAGTCTCATTCTGTCTCTCAGGACCATTGATTCCACATCTCCCATGAGTTTTCCATCTATAAATATCCTTCCTGCATTAACCCTGCCATTTTTCCTTGCCATGCCTGATTCATCTATTTCCAGAACCTCACCGTTTT
Above is a window of Thermodesulfovibrionales bacterium DNA encoding:
- a CDS encoding SoxR reducing system RseC family protein, with the protein product MEETGLVVKIEGDRAYVSVDRKSACEACPAGSVCKTTDEGAIIEAINEAKANIGDRVRVSFKAFSYLKGSIIVYGIPALCLIAGAIIGKELLKNLSGLDPELLSAIGGLGAFGISFIIIKLLSKRMEKKKEYIPVVESILD
- the fusA gene encoding elongation factor G — its product is MPAYDVEKIRNVAIIAHGGAGKTSLTEAILFNAGAIERMGSVDNGNTTTDFEPEEIARKISLSSSLAYCEYSGHKLNIIDTPGFVNFLEDTRGCLRVTDGAVLIVSALSGVKAETEKIWKYACEFEIPRVVFVNKMDKENANFYRAIGELEKSFDTEAIPLNLPIGEGPSFKGLIDLVRLKAFVYENSKPVETSLPSMPEIEAYRKKLVEKIAELSDSLLEKYLEKGDLSEEELLNGIKEGSLTRRFIPVICGSATRNIGVRELMDAIILCLPSPVEMARIVPVKGKNPKDGKEITRKPSQQEPLSAYVFKTISDPYAGKLTFFRIYSGTLKADSTVLNASTGTKERVGQVFYIIGKKQIPAGTIGAGDMGVTAKLKDTYTGDTLCDESSPIVFEKVKFADPILSYAIAPKSKGDEEKVSAGLQRILEEDPTLRFHRDDETKEMIISGMGQVHIEVALEKLKRKYGVEVVMKTPKIPYRETIRASAKAQGKYKKQSGGRGQYGDCWIEIEPLPRNGGYEFVDKIVGGVIPRQYIPAVEKGVIEAMHEGVLAGYPMVDIKVTLYDGSYHSVDSSELAFKIAGSLAFKKAAQEAKPVLLEPIMKVEVIVPDDTLGAVIGDLNARRGKVQGVEPQAGGNQKILALVPMAEMLTYANQLQSITSARGLYSMEFSHYDEVPTHIAQKIIQERQASKKAENE